From Deltaproteobacteria bacterium, a single genomic window includes:
- the dctP gene encoding TRAP transporter substrate-binding protein DctP, whose amino-acid sequence MNISRKCHRDMMRRPRYIVRNQCGILALVLALSLGLSWGKGYARPLFEIKLATLAPENSSLMKIFRQMDGELRRQTEDRLGFKIFSGFSLGGERDIFRKMRIGLIHAATFTSTALATVNPTVRVLQIPFLFDNYREVDYILEKEGPELRRGFREKGYEVLGWTEVGFIYIMTTVPIASVEDLKGKKVWTRANSPLANAVFRKARVSPVAIGAPDVLVALQTNLLQVVYNSPYYALITQWYSRIKYLTDLPLTYIGGALIMNSKTFSRLSAADQKILREVCARYTRLLTEKTREDNSEALRVILRHGVKKISPEPAEIARFKDLLNQAVRDLGSKYMPQATFERVREELQAFRSGEKKAP is encoded by the coding sequence ATGAATATTTCGCGGAAATGCCATAGAGATATGATGCGCCGCCCACGATATATAGTGAGGAACCAATGTGGAATTCTGGCGCTGGTGCTTGCCCTGAGCCTCGGCCTCAGCTGGGGAAAGGGGTACGCCCGGCCGCTCTTTGAAATCAAACTCGCCACCCTTGCCCCAGAAAACAGCTCTTTGATGAAAATTTTCAGGCAAATGGATGGTGAACTGAGACGACAAACAGAGGACCGCCTGGGATTCAAGATTTTTTCAGGGTTTTCTCTGGGGGGTGAACGCGACATCTTTCGAAAAATGCGAATAGGCCTCATACATGCCGCCACTTTTACCAGCACGGCGCTCGCCACCGTGAACCCAACCGTGCGCGTTCTGCAGATTCCATTCCTTTTCGACAATTACCGCGAAGTTGACTATATCCTGGAGAAAGAGGGACCAGAGTTACGGCGCGGTTTCAGAGAAAAGGGTTACGAGGTGCTCGGTTGGACTGAGGTTGGTTTCATCTACATCATGACAACCGTTCCCATTGCCAGCGTGGAAGATCTCAAAGGCAAAAAGGTCTGGACGCGGGCCAATTCCCCCCTGGCAAATGCAGTGTTCCGCAAGGCCAGGGTCTCACCTGTGGCTATCGGGGCGCCGGATGTTCTGGTAGCGCTGCAGACTAATCTTTTGCAGGTGGTATACAATTCCCCTTACTATGCTCTCATTACCCAATGGTACAGCCGTATCAAATACCTTACTGACCTGCCACTCACCTATATCGGCGGCGCTCTCATCATGAACAGCAAGACCTTCTCCCGTCTTTCTGCCGCAGACCAGAAGATATTGCGAGAGGTATGCGCCAGATACACGCGTCTGTTAACAGAAAAGACCAGAGAGGACAACAGTGAGGCCCTGCGGGTTATTCTTCGTCATGGCGTGAAAAAGATATCACCAGAACCGGCTGAGATAGCACGATTCAAGGATCTGCTGAACCAGGCTGTGAGAGACCTTGGCTCAAAGTATATGCCGCAGGCAACATTCGAGAGAGTCAGGGAAGAGTTGCAGGCATTTCGCTCCGGAGAAAAAAAAGCGCCATGA